From Bacteroidota bacterium, a single genomic window includes:
- a CDS encoding M1 family aminopeptidase: MRSRFFYIVLGIGLLLAKQADAQIFEQESIAKQELEYHLKKPLAKPRSFTANYHVHHYNLNLLLNPDTQYVQGSNAVSLKVLSNASSLEIDLSSKLIVDSLFSSKGKEKYIHLADVIYINLASSLPKGSSETITIYYHGRPSGTGFGSFGIGKNKTGKMLWTLSQPYGASDWWPCKNTLNDKADSLDVSVTTGKTYNVASNGLLVDSSTQDTFITRHWRHRYTIAAYLVAVAVGQYDIYSNWAHLKNDSVEILNYVFPESLQSAITNTKDVVSFIELFSKLFIDYPFKKEKYGHAEFGWGGGMEHQTMSFMGKFNWDLEAHELAHQWFGDWVTCGSWQDIWLNEAFATYLNGLTYEFLKTQQDFTNWKAQVSDGVMLLPDGSVLCKDTSNAYKIFDSRLVYSKGAMVLHMLRQTLGDSLFFLACRNHLNNRGGNYAVTTNFIDECEKTTGKKLDTFFSEWYYGEGFPIFNILWERLPSGELSIDIEQNPSSSTVSFFHIPVELQCKNGVQFYDFKLYPQQNKEHFTLKPPFDADTIIYNPYYNWLGSATLKNTTNLTGKGEVLLLFPNPAKDKLQIKLLYPNTIKSIYITDNHGKLVMDWSTTGNPSNFYEADISTFSSGEYIITAVNQNGQRFSEKFVVL, encoded by the coding sequence ATGCGTTCACGTTTTTTTTATATAGTTTTAGGAATAGGTCTCTTACTTGCGAAGCAAGCAGATGCCCAAATTTTTGAGCAAGAATCCATTGCCAAACAAGAGCTGGAATATCATCTTAAAAAACCACTTGCCAAGCCACGGTCATTTACGGCCAATTATCATGTGCATCATTACAATTTGAATTTATTATTGAATCCCGATACACAATATGTGCAGGGCAGTAATGCGGTATCTCTTAAAGTATTGAGCAATGCATCGTCCTTGGAAATTGATTTGAGCAGCAAGCTAATTGTCGACTCACTTTTCTCAAGCAAAGGCAAAGAAAAATATATTCATTTAGCTGATGTTATATATATAAATTTAGCAAGTTCATTACCGAAAGGAAGCTCAGAAACTATAACTATATACTATCATGGAAGGCCGAGTGGAACTGGATTCGGATCGTTTGGAATAGGTAAGAATAAAACAGGTAAAATGCTATGGACCCTCTCGCAACCTTATGGGGCAAGCGATTGGTGGCCTTGCAAAAACACTTTGAATGATAAAGCTGACTCCCTTGATGTATCAGTAACTACTGGCAAAACATATAATGTTGCCTCAAATGGGTTATTGGTTGATTCAAGCACACAAGATACATTTATTACAAGACATTGGCGACACCGTTATACCATTGCTGCCTATTTGGTGGCAGTTGCCGTAGGGCAATATGATATATATAGTAATTGGGCTCATTTAAAAAACGACAGTGTTGAGATATTAAATTATGTGTTTCCTGAAAGTTTGCAGAGTGCCATAACGAATACAAAGGATGTGGTAAGTTTTATAGAACTCTTTAGTAAATTATTTATTGACTATCCATTCAAAAAAGAAAAATATGGACATGCCGAGTTTGGTTGGGGCGGTGGAATGGAACACCAAACTATGAGTTTTATGGGTAAATTTAATTGGGATTTGGAAGCCCACGAACTTGCCCACCAATGGTTTGGCGACTGGGTTACCTGCGGCAGTTGGCAGGATATTTGGCTCAATGAAGCATTCGCTACTTACCTCAACGGACTTACCTATGAATTCTTAAAAACACAACAGGATTTTACCAATTGGAAAGCTCAGGTTTCTGATGGTGTGATGCTGTTGCCCGATGGTTCAGTGCTATGCAAAGACACTAGCAATGCGTATAAAATATTTGATAGCCGATTGGTATATAGTAAAGGTGCGATGGTATTGCACATGTTGCGTCAAACACTGGGTGATTCCTTGTTCTTTTTGGCTTGCAGAAATCATTTGAATAACCGCGGAGGAAACTATGCAGTAACCACAAATTTTATTGATGAATGTGAAAAAACTACAGGCAAAAAACTCGATACATTTTTCTCCGAATGGTATTATGGCGAAGGTTTTCCTATTTTCAATATCTTGTGGGAACGCCTGCCATCAGGCGAGTTGAGCATTGATATAGAACAAAATCCATCCAGTAGCACGGTTAGTTTTTTCCATATCCCTGTGGAATTACAATGCAAGAATGGAGTTCAGTTTTATGATTTTAAATTATACCCACAACAAAATAAAGAACATTTCACCCTCAAACCTCCCTTCGATGCAGATACTATAATATATAATCCTTATTATAATTGGTTGGGTTCTGCCACATTAAAAAACACAACAAACTTAACAGGAAAAGGCGAAGTATTATTGTTATTCCCAAACCCCGCAAAAGACAAATTACAGATCAAACTATTATATCCCAATACTATAAAAAGTATATATATAACCGACAACCATGGCAAGCTAGTCATGGATTGGAGCACCACAGGTAATCCTTCTAATTTTTATGAAGCAGATATATCAACATTTTCATCGGGAGAATATATAATAACGGCGGTAAACCAAAATGGGCAAAGGTTTAGTGAGAAATTTGTGGTTTTGTAG
- a CDS encoding TonB-dependent receptor, which translates to MKHIIQILIYILPLQLLAKDGIRGRVIDEDNKPIISATIYIPDLKTTELSDSLGFFNIQNLPSGNFLVEISATGFSQKIITINNTMKSLISLVLSHSAVELHGAVVTGVGSPTDERKSPIPMVRIDRRYIQQNQAANIIDLIAKVPGVSAVTTGPNVSKPYIRGLGYNRILTLFDGVRQDGQQWGDEHGIEVDQYLIDRIEIVKGPASLMYGSDALAGVVNLIPANPVARGLIRGNFTGNYQSNNQQWATSLGLAGNNKGIIWGFRMSEKQASNYYNKYDGKVFGTKYHERDLNANIGIAKKWGISSLNFSVYDNIQEIPDGSRDSATRKFTKKVSEEDTIRLIADARDLNSYDINVIHQHVQHYRLYSATNFFIGKSRLTVKLGLQQSHRREYSHPLYADLAGLNLILNTATYDIKYIFQPYKEYHITAGLNGMVQSNKNAATATDFVIPAYKSFDIGPFFYIKKSVKKFDFSVGARYDIRSFSNQALYTKTDATNGFDIQTPYNMNDSTISWQFENYKHIFSGMSSSIGATYNRSEKLCYKFNIARGYRSPNIAEISAKGVHPGTSFQQLGDANFKPEFSLQSDFGAFYYGKHFTISSEVFYNRLSYYIYNQKLLNIQGGDSIYNQNGNAYPVFKFHQTNAGLWGGEVSVDAHPHPYDWLHFENAISVVYAQNLGGNGAILNDSTKYLPLIPPLRTSHEIRAELNKKWLCFTQGFVKFDVRYNAPQNRVFLAYGTETFTAGYTLLDAGFGANVVNKKGHILFTFNIIGTNLTNMVYQSNMSRLKYMDNYPQNYTGRSGINNMGRNFSFKIVVPLI; encoded by the coding sequence ATGAAACACATCATACAAATACTTATATATATTTTACCCCTACAACTACTCGCCAAAGACGGTATACGAGGTAGGGTAATAGACGAAGACAACAAACCAATAATCTCAGCAACTATATATATTCCCGATTTAAAAACAACGGAATTATCAGACAGCTTAGGTTTTTTTAATATACAAAACTTACCAAGTGGGAATTTTTTGGTAGAGATTTCCGCAACAGGTTTTTCTCAAAAAATTATCACGATAAATAATACCATGAAAAGTTTAATTTCTTTGGTACTGTCACACTCAGCAGTTGAGCTGCATGGTGCAGTAGTAACAGGTGTAGGATCGCCCACCGACGAACGAAAAAGTCCAATACCTATGGTGCGTATTGATAGAAGATATATACAACAAAATCAAGCCGCCAATATTATAGACTTAATTGCAAAAGTTCCAGGCGTGAGTGCGGTTACTACAGGACCGAATGTATCAAAACCTTATATAAGAGGATTGGGATACAACCGTATTCTAACTTTATTTGACGGCGTGCGACAAGACGGCCAACAATGGGGCGATGAGCATGGCATTGAAGTAGATCAATATTTAATAGACCGTATAGAAATTGTGAAAGGTCCTGCCAGTTTAATGTATGGTTCGGATGCATTGGCAGGAGTAGTAAATTTAATTCCTGCTAATCCAGTTGCTAGGGGGCTGATACGCGGAAATTTTACTGGAAATTATCAAAGTAATAATCAGCAATGGGCTACTTCTTTAGGGCTTGCAGGAAATAACAAAGGCATTATATGGGGCTTTAGAATGTCAGAAAAACAAGCGAGTAATTATTATAATAAATACGATGGAAAAGTATTCGGGACCAAATACCATGAAAGGGATTTAAATGCAAATATTGGGATAGCAAAAAAATGGGGAATTAGTTCTTTAAATTTTTCAGTATATGATAACATACAAGAGATCCCCGATGGCAGTCGTGATTCTGCAACACGCAAATTTACGAAAAAAGTAAGTGAGGAAGATACTATTCGCCTTATTGCTGACGCTCGCGATTTGAATTCTTATGATATTAATGTAATACATCAGCATGTGCAACATTATCGTTTATATTCTGCCACAAACTTTTTTATCGGCAAGAGCAGACTCACGGTCAAGCTTGGTTTGCAACAAAGTCATAGACGGGAATATAGCCATCCATTGTATGCGGATTTGGCAGGACTAAATTTAATTTTAAACACTGCAACTTATGATATAAAATATATTTTTCAACCGTATAAAGAATACCATATTACCGCAGGGTTGAATGGCATGGTTCAGTCAAACAAAAATGCTGCAACCGCTACCGATTTTGTTATCCCGGCCTATAAATCATTTGACATAGGCCCATTTTTTTATATCAAAAAGTCGGTAAAAAAATTTGATTTTAGTGTAGGAGCAAGATATGATATACGTTCGTTCAGCAACCAAGCATTATATACAAAAACAGATGCCACAAATGGTTTTGATATACAAACACCTTATAATATGAATGACAGTACTATTTCATGGCAGTTTGAAAACTACAAACATATATTTTCGGGGATGAGCTCGAGCATCGGGGCAACCTATAATAGAAGTGAAAAACTATGTTATAAGTTCAATATTGCACGCGGTTATCGTTCACCAAATATTGCAGAAATCTCTGCAAAAGGAGTACATCCCGGCACCAGTTTCCAACAATTAGGCGATGCCAATTTCAAGCCCGAATTTAGCCTGCAGAGCGATTTTGGAGCATTTTATTATGGTAAACATTTTACTATAAGTAGTGAGGTTTTTTATAACAGACTTAGCTATTATATATATAATCAAAAACTACTAAATATACAAGGAGGTGATTCAATATATAATCAAAATGGGAATGCATATCCAGTATTCAAATTTCACCAAACCAATGCAGGTTTGTGGGGTGGAGAAGTATCTGTTGATGCCCATCCACATCCTTATGATTGGTTGCATTTTGAAAATGCAATTTCGGTAGTATATGCACAAAATTTGGGAGGAAACGGGGCAATTTTAAATGATAGTACCAAGTATTTGCCTCTTATTCCACCTTTAAGAACATCGCACGAAATCCGTGCTGAACTCAATAAAAAGTGGCTGTGTTTCACCCAAGGTTTTGTAAAATTTGATGTTCGATATAATGCTCCACAAAATAGAGTTTTTCTAGCTTATGGCACAGAAACCTTTACAGCAGGATACACGTTGTTGGATGCGGGTTTTGGTGCAAATGTGGTAAATAAAAAAGGACATATACTTTTCACTTTTAATATAATAGGTACTAACCTAACTAATATGGTATATCAAAGCAATATGAGCCGACTAAAGTATATGGACAATTATCCTCAAAATTATACGGGCAGAAGTGGGATAAATAATATGGGTAGGAATTTTAGTTTTAAGATTGTAGTGCCTTTGATATAA